A stretch of Panthera tigris isolate Pti1 chromosome E2, P.tigris_Pti1_mat1.1, whole genome shotgun sequence DNA encodes these proteins:
- the ZNF628 gene encoding LOW QUALITY PROTEIN: zinc finger protein 628 (The sequence of the model RefSeq protein was modified relative to this genomic sequence to represent the inferred CDS: deleted 1 base in 1 codon): protein MPCAACAGERATAAGRADGDVGVCVRERLPIKVGCLAPGAVGRERAPAPLPRPHSSPAAAGAPSSRRPPREGPGSLPLIPRVGAAGVMVGSHADMAPASTSEGPAEKPGPAAPAPTAQYECGECGKSFRWSSRLLHHQRTHTGERPYKCPECPKAFKGSSALLYHQRGHTGERPYQCPDCPKAFKRSSLLQIHRSVHTGLRAFTCGQCGLAFKWSSHYQYHLRQHTGERPYPCPDCPKAFKNSSSLRRHRHVHTGERPYTCGVCGKSFTQSTNLRQHQRVHTGERPFRCPLCPKTFTHSSNLLLHQRTHGAAAAAAPAPPQHEPGAKVLVSDAYLHAPAPPPPPAPPPVVPELFLAAAETTVELVYRCDGCELGFGSEELLLEHQPCPGPEAATPPQDGQATAAPKADAAPPPSRSPPAPPPQPPPAAAAPGFACLPCGKSFRTVAGLSRHQHSHGAAGGQAFRCGSCDGAFPQLASLLAHQQCHVEEAAAGRPPPQAEAAEVTCPQEPLAPAAAAAAAAAAAPAAPAPAPAPACAERPYKCAECGKAFKGSSGLRYHLRDHTGERPYQCGECGKAFKRSSLLAIHQRVHTGLRAFTCGQCGLTFKWSSHYQYHLRLHSGERPYACGECGKAFRNTSCLRRHRHVHTGERPHACGVCGKSFAQTSNLRQHQRVHTGERPFRCPLCPKTFTHSSNLLLHQRTHSAERPFACPICGRSFVMAAYLQRHLRTHAPAPAAPAAGSQPPAPPAAAPAPSATQDVHVLPHLQATLSLEVAGGPAQAPPPGQAAPNSQTFLLVQTAQGLQLIPSSVQPPAPPPPPAPAKLILLPSSGTAAGSSRGRQGPRAAGKSGQGPGVVWLPGPGGLGVQGGGNAGASGGGQSLIVLQNVGGGEAGAQEVSGVQLQPLRPAPEVTTVQLQPAQEVTTVQLQPAQEVTTVQLQPVAGQLSNPSGAAVTTEAPNLLVVQSGAAEDLLAGPGPGEPGDGEAGTGVVQDVLFETLQTDEGLQSVLVLSGADGEQTQLCVQEVETLPPGLAEPPAPGPPGQKLLIIRSAPAAELLENSSGGGGGATLQLLAPPPPGQASVPVGISTAPASQMVQVVPTGTAPGGVAPQALPSIQIVQTLPAVQLVHTF, encoded by the exons ATGCCGTGCGCCGCCTGCGCCGGGGAGCGAGCGACGGCCGCAG GACGCGCCGACGGCGACGTCGGGGTTTGTGTGCGCGAGAGGCTGCCGATAAAGGTTGGGTGCCTCGCGCCGGGGGCTGTTGGGAGGgagcgcgcccccgcccccctcccacgCCCCCACTCCTCTCCCGCCGCTGCCGGGGCCCCGTCTTCCCGTCGGCCCCCGCGGGAAGGCCCTGGGTCTCTCCCGCTCATTCCCCGGGTCGGGGCCGCAG GTGTGATGGTCGGCTCCCACGCGGACATGGCGCCCGCCTCCACCTCCGAGGGGCCGGCGGAGAAGCCGGGCCCCGCGGCCCCCGCGCCGACGGCCCAGTACGAGTGCGGGGAGTGCGGCAAGTCGTTCCGGTGGTCGTCCCGGCTCCTCCACCACCAGCGCACGCACACCGGCGAGCGGCCCTACAAGTGCCCCGAGTGCCCCAAGGCCTTCAAGGGCTCCTCGGCCCTGCTCTACCACCAGCGGGGCCACACGGGCGAGCGGCCCTACCAGTGCCCCGACTGCCCCAAGGCCTTCAAGCGCTCGTCGCTGCTGCAGATCCACCGCAGCGTGCACACCGGCCTGCGGGCCTTCACCTGCGGCCAGTGCGGCCTGGCCTTCAAGTGGTCGTCGCACTACCAGTACCACCTGCGGCAGCACACGGGCGAGCGGCCCTACCCGTGCCCCGACTGCCCCAAGGCCTTCAAGAACTCGTCCAGCCTGCGGCGCCACCGGCACGTGCACACGGGCGAGCGGCCCTACACCTGCGGCGTCTGCGGCAAGAGCTTTACCCAGAGCACCAACCTGCGGCAGCACCAGCGCGTGCACACGGGCGAGCGGCCCTTCCGCTGCCCGCTCTGCCCCAAGACCTTCACGCACTCGTCCAACCTGCTGCTGCACCAGCGCACCCACGGggcggcggccgccgccgcccccgccccgccgcagCACGAGCCCGGCGCCAAGGTCTTGGTGTCCGACGCCTACCTGCACGCGcccgcgccgcccccgccccccgcgcccccgcccgtGGTGCCCGAGCTCTTCCTGGCCGCGGCAGAGACCACGGTGGAGCTGGTGTACCGCTGCGACGGCTGCGAGCTGGGCTTCGGCAGCGAGGAGCTGCTCTTGGAGCACCAGCCCTGCCCGGGGCCCGAGGCGGCGACGCCGCCCCAGGACGGGCAGGCCACCGCGGCGCCCAAGGCGGACGCTGCC CCGCCGCCCTCGCGGTCCCCGCCGGCCCCTCCGCCGCAGCCCCCgcctgccgccgccgccccgggcTTCGCCTGCCTCCCGTGCGGGAAGTCCTTCCGGACGGTGGCCGGCCTCTCCCGCCACCAGCACAGCCACGGGGCGGCCGGCGGGCAGGCGTTCCGCTGCGGCAGCTGCGACGGCGCCTTCCCGCAGCTGGCCAGCCTCCTGGCGCACCAGCAGTGCCACGTGGAAGAGGCGGCCGCGGGGCGCCCGCCCCCCCAGGCGGAGGCCGCCGAGGTCAcctgcccccaggagcccctggccccggccgccgccgccgccgccgccgccgccgccgcccctgcCGCGCcggcgcccgcgcccgcgccggCTTGTGCCGAGCGGCCCTACAAATGCGCCGAGTGCGGCAAGGCCTTCAAGGGCTCCTCGGGGCTGCGCTACCACCTCCGGGACCACACGGGCGAGCGGCCCTACCAGTGCGGCGAGTGCGGCAAGGCCTTCAAGCGCTCGTCGCTGCTCGCCATCCACCAGCGCGTGCACACCGGCCTGCGGGCCTTCACCTGCGGCCAGTGCGGCCTCACCTTCAAGTGGTCGTCGCACTACCAGTACCACCTGCGGCTGCACTCGGGCGAGCGGCCGTACGCCTGCGGGGAGTGCGGCAAGGCCTTCCGCAACACGTCGTGCCTGCGGCGCCACCGACACGTGCACACGGGCGAGCGGCCGCACGCCTGCGGCGTCTGCGGCAAGAGCTTCGCGCAGACCTCCAACCTGCGGCAGCACCAGCGCGTGCACACGGGCGAGCGGCCCTTCCGCTGCCCGCTCTGCCCCAAGACCTTCACGCACTCGTCCAACCTGCTGCTGCACCAGCGCACCCACTCGGCCGAGCGCCCCTTCGCCTGCCCCATCTGCGGCCGCAGCTTTGTCATGGCCGCCTACCTGCAGCGGCACCTGAGGACGCACGCCCCggcccccgcggcccccgccGCCGGCTcgcagccccccgccccgccggccgCCGCCCCGGCCCCGTCTGCCACCCAAGACGTCCAcgttctcccccacctccaggccaCGCTCTCCCTCGAGGTGGCCGGGGGCccggcccaggccccgcccccgggtcAGGCAGCCCCCAACTCCCAGACGTTTCTCCTGGTGCAGACCGCCCAGGGCCTCCAGCTCATCCCCAGCAGCGTGcagccccccgcgcccccgcccccacccgcccccgccAAGCTCATCCTGCTGCCCTCCTCGGGCACTGCGGCGGGGAGCAGCCGTGGCAGGCAGGGCCCACGGGCAGCTGGGAAATCTGGGCAGGGGCCTGGAGTCGTATGGCTGCCAGGTCCTGGGGGACTAGGGGTTCAGGGAGGGGGCAACGCAGGGgccagcgggggagggcagagcctcATCGTCCTGCagaatgtggggggtggggaggcaggggcacaGGAAGTGAGCGGGGTCCAGCTCCAGCCCCTCCGGCCAGCCCCGGAAGTGACCACGGTCCAGCTCCAGCCGGCCCAGGAGGTGACCACGGTCCAGCTCCAGCCGGCCCAGGAGGTGACCACGGTCCAGCTCCAGCCTGTGGCAGGCCAGCTGTCCAATCCCAGCGGGGCAGCTGTGACCACGGAGGCCCCCAATCTGCTGGTGGTTCAGAGCGGTGCGGCCGAGGATTTGCTGGCCGGTCCCGGCCCTGGGGAGCCAGGTGACGGTGAGGCCGGTACTGGTGTCGTCCAGGATGTGCTCTTTGAGACGCTGCAGACGGACGAGGGCTTGCAGAGCGTCCTGGTGCTGAGCGGGGCAGATGGGGAGCAGACCCAGCTGTGTGTGCAGGAGGTCGAGACGCTACCCCCTGGGCTGGCTGAGCCACCTGCCCCTGGTCCGCCGGGACAGAAACTGCTCATCATCCGCAGTGCTCCCGCCGCTGAACTGCTGGAGAATAGCAGTGGTGGGGGAGGCGGTGCCACGCTGCAACtgctggccccacccccacctggccaAGCCTCTGTCCCAGTGGGCATCTCCACGGCTCCCGCCTCCCAGATGGTACAAGTGGTACCCACCGGCACTGCACCTGGGGGCGTGGCCCCGCAGGCCCTCCCCTCCATCCAGATAGTCCAGACTCTGCCCGCAGTCCAGCTGGTGCACACGTTTTGA
- the NAT14 gene encoding N-acetyltransferase 14 → MAPSHLSVREMREDEKPLVLEMLKAGVKDTENRVALHALTRPPALLLLAAASSGLRFVLASFALALLLPVFLAVAAMKLGLRARWGSLPPPGGLGGPWVAVRSSGDVCGVLALAPGSSAGDGARVTRLSVSRWHRRRGVGRRLLAFAESRARAWAGGMGEPRARLVVPVAVAAWGVAGMLEGCGYQAEGSWGCMGYTLVREFSKDL, encoded by the exons ATGGCCCCCAGCCACCTGTCCGTGCGGGAGATGAGGGAAGATGAGAAACCCCTGGTGCTGGAGATGCTGAAG GCTGGCGTGAAGGACACAGAGAACCGCGTGGCCTTGCACGCCCTGACACGGCCACCAGCCCTGCTCCTCCTGGCCGCGGCCAGCAGTGGCCTGCGCTTCGTCCTGGCCTCCTTCGCCCTGGCCCTTCTCCTGCCCGTGTTCCTGGCCGTGGCGGCCATGAAGCTGGGCCTGCGGGCCCGATGGGGCTCACTGCCCCCACCAGGCGGCCTGGGGGGCCCGTGGGTGGCAGTGCGCAGCTCGGGTGACGTGTGTGGGGTGCTGGCCCTGGCCCCAGGCTCCAGTGCTGGGGACGGGGCCCGGGTCACCCGCCTCTCCGTCTCTCGCTGGCACCGCCGTCGAGGTGTGGGCAGGCGGCTGCTGGCCTTTGCCGAGTCCCGGGCTCGAGCCTGGGCGGGAGGCATGGGGGAGCCCCGGGCCCGGCTCGTGGTCCCAGTGGCTGTGGCAGCTTGGGGCGTGGCAGGGATGCTGGAGGGGTGCGGCTACCAGGCTGAGGGCAGCTGGGGCTGCATGGGTTACACGCTTGTAAGAGAATTCAGCAAGGACCTGTGA